From one Calditrichota bacterium genomic stretch:
- a CDS encoding glycosyltransferase family 4 protein: protein MRQRMRICHLQLLPLMTGVQRAMLEVLRRLDPQRFDIWVLCKSAGELTEELAKLGARTLLVPSLVRQIQPLNDLRALVTMMRLFKRHRFRIVHTHSSKTGALGRLAARLAGVDVVFHTVHGLPFHEFSGRRERIWYGLVERLAGLCTDKVIFVNHEERELAVSLRLIPTSRAVTVYNGVDHALVASANTAEARASFRRAWGIPEDAFVVAYVGRLWEQKDPVTLAAIIERCTELPVHFLVVGDGPFYGSLARRFADHRQVTMTGWLREPMTMYPAIDVLVLPSLWEGLSMTLIEAMAFGKPLVASNIKGNRECVRDGFNGFLCAPRAPEEFVRAMERLSHDRGLYRTMSRNCMALSKELFDIEVNARAIIRLYDEVWEGISGGRCTGRVQNAPHPSAIRLGKHPATESRSRKEQGREWKPQASRAPANDSPRRLGDLKVAHSWGLQEPMGPHRISRGGRGNVAR, encoded by the coding sequence ATGAGACAGAGAATGCGCATCTGCCATCTGCAGCTCTTGCCCCTCATGACTGGCGTGCAACGCGCCATGCTCGAGGTGCTAAGGCGTTTAGATCCCCAGCGCTTTGACATCTGGGTTCTGTGCAAGTCCGCCGGGGAGTTGACCGAAGAGCTGGCCAAGTTGGGTGCCCGCACTCTTCTCGTGCCGAGCCTGGTGCGGCAGATTCAGCCGCTCAACGATCTGCGCGCCCTGGTCACAATGATGCGCCTGTTCAAGCGGCATCGCTTCCGCATCGTCCACACGCATTCCTCCAAAACGGGCGCTCTCGGGAGGTTGGCCGCGCGCCTGGCAGGGGTGGACGTCGTCTTCCACACCGTGCACGGCCTCCCATTCCATGAGTTCTCCGGTAGGCGCGAGCGCATCTGGTATGGCCTTGTCGAGAGGCTCGCCGGCTTGTGCACCGACAAAGTCATCTTCGTCAATCACGAGGAGAGGGAGCTTGCCGTCAGCTTACGACTGATTCCCACCTCCCGCGCAGTGACCGTGTACAACGGCGTCGACCATGCGCTGGTGGCGAGTGCCAATACCGCTGAGGCCCGGGCATCCTTCCGGCGCGCGTGGGGCATCCCGGAGGATGCCTTCGTGGTTGCGTATGTCGGCCGCCTCTGGGAGCAAAAAGATCCTGTGACCCTGGCGGCGATCATTGAGCGCTGCACAGAGCTGCCCGTGCACTTTCTTGTCGTGGGCGATGGGCCCTTCTACGGCTCGCTGGCGAGGCGCTTTGCCGACCACCGCCAGGTGACCATGACTGGCTGGCTGCGTGAACCCATGACTATGTATCCGGCCATCGATGTGCTCGTGCTTCCCTCCCTATGGGAGGGCCTGTCCATGACGCTCATCGAGGCCATGGCCTTTGGCAAGCCGTTGGTTGCCAGCAACATCAAAGGCAACCGCGAGTGCGTACGCGACGGGTTCAATGGTTTCTTGTGCGCGCCGCGGGCTCCGGAGGAGTTTGTCCGGGCAATGGAGAGGCTTTCCCACGACCGGGGCCTGTACCGCACCATGAGCCGCAATTGTATGGCCTTGAGCAAAGAGCTCTTCGACATCGAGGTGAATGCCCGTGCCATTATCCGGCTCTACGATGAGGTATGGGAAGGTATTTCCGGAGGGCGCTGCACTGGGCGCGTCCAGAATGCGCCTCACCCTAGCGCCATAAGACTCGGGAAGCACCCCGCCACTGAGAGTCGCTCCCGGAAGGAGCAGGGCCGGGAATGGAAGCCTCAAGCGTCCAGGGCCCCCGCTAACGATTCACCGCGGCGCCTGGGTGACCTCAAGGTTGCGCATTCATGGGGCCTGCAAGAGCCGATGGGGCCTCACCGCATCAGTCGAGGGGGCCGCGGCAATGTGGCAAGGTAG